In Chryseobacterium lactis, a single genomic region encodes these proteins:
- a CDS encoding glycosyltransferase family 2 protein encodes MTNVPSKVSIIVPVYNVENYLAKCLDSLINQTLGNIEILVVNDGSKDRSEEIIKNYSQKYPEKIKAFTKENGGLSDARNFGIDRATGDYIGFVDSDDYVTETMFEEMLFLAEKYHAKMVISNIQKVNEHGQVTQKLTQIPNLPEKIELNDHFSVFSDLSYFACNKLFRKDLFQDKRFKKGVHFEDIQLIPQLLLECDTIAQTQNFHYQYLERTDSISKTHTEKGLDILKAVEDVEKIFEKSKYAHKRKELKNFQIFEGVYSFLAYLAFVKKQETFFEMADQLDVFMKERQIKIQDILNYSRFGKNYLLYLPLKKKIFYLLFFAGQKRLIRKLM; translated from the coding sequence ATGACAAACGTTCCCTCAAAAGTTTCCATCATTGTTCCTGTTTATAATGTCGAAAATTATTTGGCAAAATGCCTTGATTCTCTGATTAATCAAACCCTTGGAAATATTGAAATTCTTGTGGTGAATGATGGAAGCAAAGACCGTTCTGAAGAGATCATTAAAAATTACAGTCAAAAATATCCTGAGAAAATCAAAGCTTTTACCAAAGAAAATGGCGGATTAAGTGATGCTAGGAATTTTGGAATTGATAGAGCTACAGGAGATTACATAGGTTTTGTAGACAGCGATGATTATGTTACAGAAACAATGTTTGAAGAAATGCTCTTTCTCGCAGAAAAATACCATGCGAAAATGGTGATTTCAAATATTCAAAAAGTGAATGAACATGGGCAGGTGACTCAAAAGCTCACCCAGATTCCCAATTTGCCGGAAAAAATTGAATTAAATGATCATTTTTCTGTTTTTTCAGATCTTAGCTATTTTGCCTGTAACAAATTATTCAGAAAAGATCTTTTTCAGGATAAAAGGTTTAAAAAAGGAGTCCATTTTGAGGATATTCAACTCATTCCACAACTCTTATTGGAATGTGACACCATTGCCCAGACACAGAATTTTCATTACCAATACCTTGAGCGGACCGATTCTATCTCAAAGACCCATACCGAAAAAGGACTGGATATTCTAAAGGCCGTAGAAGATGTAGAGAAAATATTTGAAAAATCTAAATATGCTCACAAAAGAAAAGAACTGAAAAATTTTCAGATTTTTGAAGGAGTTTATTCTTTTCTGGCCTATCTGGCGTTTGTAAAAAAACAAGAAACTTTTTTTGAAATGGCTGATCAATTGGACGTTTTCATGAAAGAAAGACAAATAAAAATTCAAGATATATTGAACTATAGTCGTTTTGGTAAAAATTATCTTTTATATTTGCCACTGAAAAAAAAGATTTTTTATCTGTTATTTTTTGCAGGGCAAAAGAGATTGATAAGAAAATTGATGTAA
- the porG gene encoding type IX secretion system protein PorG, with the protein MNKKLLFSFLAFLGVVSVKAQRNELGVRLGMSNLVGDVGRTNYILQKPLDLSRMSDWGIPFYGGVLYRFNFNPHQTIRLDLGYNQIQFSDKAAKEEYRRNRNSYGKNNVYEASLMFEYNFFPVNNEQISMVSPYIFGGIGALMFDAPKANLVNDFRRDADGVAQAPINELDFKTTTEYSLGKKVTMHIPFGVGLKYKFNHTWAIFAEATFRYTLTDQLDHSQILSKDVKTSFNADILDPVTGGSLLQSGNYYAVAKERENEFVNKRNIGDTNSKDWMNTFSLGLTFSFGRPPCYCD; encoded by the coding sequence ATGAATAAAAAATTATTGTTTAGCTTCCTTGCCTTCCTCGGAGTGGTAAGTGTTAAGGCACAAAGAAACGAATTGGGAGTTCGTCTAGGTATGAGTAACCTAGTGGGAGATGTAGGAAGGACAAATTATATTTTACAAAAGCCGTTGGATTTAAGCAGAATGTCAGATTGGGGAATCCCATTTTACGGAGGGGTGTTATATAGATTTAATTTTAACCCGCATCAGACAATTAGATTGGATCTTGGATATAACCAGATTCAGTTTAGTGATAAAGCTGCGAAAGAAGAATATAGAAGAAATAGAAACTCATATGGGAAAAACAATGTATATGAGGCAAGTTTAATGTTTGAATATAACTTTTTCCCGGTAAATAATGAGCAGATAAGTATGGTAAGCCCATATATTTTTGGAGGTATTGGTGCCTTAATGTTTGATGCACCGAAAGCAAATCTGGTAAATGATTTTAGAAGAGATGCGGATGGGGTAGCTCAGGCTCCGATTAATGAACTGGATTTTAAAACCACAACAGAATATTCATTAGGAAAGAAAGTAACCATGCATATTCCTTTTGGAGTAGGTTTGAAATATAAATTTAACCATACCTGGGCAATATTTGCAGAAGCTACATTTAGATATACTTTGACAGATCAGTTGGATCATAGTCAGATATTATCTAAAGATGTAAAGACTTCATTTAATGCAGATATTTTAGACCCTGTTACTGGTGGCTCATTACTGCAGTCCGGCAATTATTATGCGGTGGCTAAAGAAAGAGAAAATGAGTTTGTGAACAAGAGAAATATTGGAGATACTAATTCTAAAGACTGGATGAATACTTTCAGCTTAGGATTAACTTTCTCGTTTGGAAGACCTCCATGTTATTGTGATTAA
- a CDS encoding isoprenyl transferase, translated as MSLIKDKIDSENLPKHVAIIMDGNGRWAKSRGEERTFGHKNAINAVRNAINACNEVNIPYLTLYTFSSENWSRPAEEVNTLMNLLVETLLLEAEEIFSKGLRMHVIGNLEKLPSLVRDQLLRVVELTKENTKGNLVLAISYGSQNEILNAVKNISSDVKEGKVDVENIDEKLFENYLYTKDFPPVDLLIRTSGEIRISNFLLWQIAYAELQFLNVLWPDFTKDIFFQCIVDYQNKERRYGLTGEQLQGQ; from the coding sequence ATGTCGTTGATTAAAGATAAAATAGATTCTGAGAATTTACCAAAGCACGTGGCTATCATTATGGATGGCAATGGAAGATGGGCAAAATCTCGTGGCGAAGAAAGAACTTTCGGTCACAAAAATGCCATTAATGCTGTAAGAAATGCTATTAATGCTTGTAATGAGGTCAATATCCCTTATTTAACATTGTATACGTTCTCTTCAGAAAACTGGAGTCGTCCGGCCGAAGAAGTGAATACCCTCATGAATCTGCTTGTGGAGACCTTACTGCTGGAAGCAGAAGAGATTTTCAGCAAAGGATTGAGAATGCATGTCATAGGGAACCTGGAAAAACTGCCCTCTTTAGTAAGAGATCAGTTGCTGCGGGTGGTAGAACTCACAAAAGAAAACACAAAAGGAAACCTTGTATTGGCAATAAGCTATGGCTCACAAAATGAAATACTGAATGCCGTAAAAAATATAAGTTCGGATGTAAAAGAAGGGAAGGTGGATGTTGAGAATATTGATGAGAAACTATTCGAAAACTATCTTTATACCAAAGATTTTCCTCCCGTAGATTTACTAATCAGAACAAGTGGCGAAATAAGAATAAGTAATTTCCTTCTTTGGCAGATTGCTTATGCCGAATTACAGTTTTTAAATGTCTTGTGGCCCGATTTCACCAAAGATATCTTCTTCCAATGTATTGTTGATTATCAAAACAAAGAAAGAAGATACGGATTAACCGGAGAACAGCTACAAGGCCAATAA
- the bamA gene encoding outer membrane protein assembly factor BamA → MKFRLLPIIMFAASAHFYGQVTPQDSTKVSNAVHAENEVGTYTLKDIVVDGVKKYTPAQILRFTGLAKGESVDIPGQKISNAVKKLWDTQSFSEVEVYVQSIDGQTVVLRFYLQDLKELGEVKFTGKGIGKSKSEKLAKDNNLKPGTKITQNLVSSLKTNVPKDYIKKGFADAKITIQDKINAGDPALVDWTINVDKGKRIKIDHIEFEGNQSVTDSKLRNKAFKETKQKRFGIGGILKSSKFIEEKYQEDKQSLVNYYNSLGYRDAKIVSDSVWRNKKNNYEINVKLNEGKKYYIGDITFTGNTVYPTEYLQRLLGYKKGDIYDAVGFNKKVGEDGGKEDDSDIKSVYMNNGYLFSNVTPVEKSVSGDAVNLEVRITEGEQATWNKVTWQGNTTTHDHVILRALRTKPGELFKKTEIKRTYFDLAGMSFFDPQQIGQDIQPNQQDNTVDLNWKLVEKGSSQVQLQAGYGGNSFIGTLGLTFNNFSLRNFLKFKDFKPVPQGDGQTFSIQVQAGQYFQNYGVSFTEPWLFGTRATALSVSLNNSRVKYSDAYGGSQKLNIFSASVGLNRLLNWPDDYFSLYTGIQFQKYDFNNYPFQFGDTTEYNGNANNFSINLGLSRNSAGIDPIFPTVGSNIELSAKLTPPYSLFSNKDYSNMSQVDKYKWMEFYKIKFKADVYNEIVGKLVLRSSAEMGFMDGYNKQLGAPPFERFYVGGTGLFGGRYDGRELIPLRGYENASTYGGEDTDITQKGGGTIYNRFTLELRYPISMNQTAKIYALTFAEGGNVWNSWGNYNPFQLKRSVGIGVRVYMGAFGLIGFDFAYGFDKTLGGNPSGWRNHFLMNQSL, encoded by the coding sequence ATGAAGTTTAGACTATTACCCATCATTATGTTTGCTGCTTCTGCACATTTTTATGGACAAGTTACTCCACAGGACAGCACAAAGGTAAGTAATGCTGTACACGCAGAAAATGAAGTAGGCACTTATACACTTAAGGACATTGTTGTGGATGGGGTAAAAAAATACACACCAGCCCAGATCTTAAGATTTACAGGCTTAGCCAAGGGAGAAAGTGTAGACATTCCGGGGCAAAAAATCAGTAATGCTGTTAAAAAGCTTTGGGATACTCAATCTTTTTCTGAAGTTGAAGTATACGTTCAAAGTATCGACGGCCAGACTGTAGTTCTGAGATTCTACCTTCAAGACCTGAAAGAACTTGGAGAAGTGAAATTCACTGGAAAAGGGATTGGTAAGTCTAAAAGCGAAAAGCTTGCTAAAGACAATAATCTGAAACCTGGAACCAAGATTACCCAAAATTTAGTGTCAAGTCTTAAAACAAATGTCCCTAAAGACTACATTAAAAAAGGTTTTGCAGACGCTAAAATCACTATCCAGGATAAGATAAATGCAGGAGATCCTGCTTTAGTAGACTGGACGATCAACGTAGATAAGGGGAAAAGAATTAAGATCGATCATATCGAATTTGAAGGAAATCAAAGCGTTACTGACAGTAAGCTTAGAAATAAAGCCTTTAAAGAAACTAAGCAAAAACGTTTCGGTATTGGTGGAATTCTAAAATCTTCAAAATTTATCGAGGAAAAATATCAGGAAGACAAGCAAAGTCTTGTTAACTATTATAACTCATTGGGATATAGAGACGCTAAGATCGTTTCAGATTCCGTTTGGAGAAACAAAAAGAACAACTATGAGATCAATGTAAAATTGAACGAAGGTAAAAAGTATTATATCGGAGACATTACATTCACCGGAAATACAGTGTACCCTACAGAATATTTACAGAGATTATTAGGATATAAGAAGGGAGATATTTACGATGCCGTAGGATTCAACAAAAAAGTTGGTGAAGACGGAGGTAAAGAAGATGACTCCGATATCAAGTCCGTTTATATGAACAACGGTTACCTTTTCTCTAATGTGACGCCAGTAGAAAAATCGGTATCGGGAGATGCCGTAAATCTGGAAGTTAGAATTACAGAAGGAGAACAGGCTACCTGGAATAAAGTAACCTGGCAGGGAAATACAACTACCCATGACCACGTTATCTTAAGAGCATTAAGAACAAAACCTGGAGAACTATTTAAGAAGACCGAGATAAAGAGAACTTATTTTGATTTAGCAGGGATGTCTTTCTTTGATCCACAACAGATCGGACAAGATATTCAGCCGAATCAGCAAGATAATACCGTGGACCTTAACTGGAAGCTTGTAGAAAAAGGATCCTCTCAGGTGCAGTTACAGGCTGGTTACGGTGGTAATAGCTTTATCGGTACTTTAGGGTTAACGTTTAATAACTTCTCGTTAAGAAACTTCCTTAAATTTAAAGACTTCAAACCTGTACCACAAGGAGATGGGCAAACTTTCTCTATCCAGGTTCAGGCAGGACAGTATTTCCAAAACTATGGGGTATCATTTACAGAACCTTGGTTGTTTGGAACAAGAGCAACAGCACTTTCTGTAAGTTTGAACAACTCAAGAGTAAAATATTCCGATGCATATGGAGGTTCTCAAAAACTTAACATATTCTCGGCATCAGTTGGTCTAAACAGATTATTGAATTGGCCGGATGACTATTTCTCACTTTACACTGGGATACAGTTCCAAAAGTATGACTTTAATAACTATCCGTTCCAGTTTGGTGATACTACAGAATATAACGGAAATGCGAATAACTTTAGTATCAATTTAGGATTAAGCAGAAACTCTGCCGGGATAGATCCAATCTTCCCTACAGTAGGTTCAAATATTGAACTTTCGGCAAAGCTGACACCTCCATATTCATTATTTAGCAACAAAGACTACTCTAACATGTCACAAGTTGATAAATACAAGTGGATGGAGTTCTATAAAATTAAGTTTAAAGCAGACGTATATAATGAAATCGTTGGGAAACTTGTGTTGAGATCTTCTGCTGAGATGGGATTCATGGACGGCTATAATAAACAATTGGGAGCTCCGCCTTTTGAAAGATTCTATGTTGGAGGTACCGGTTTATTTGGAGGTAGATACGATGGTAGAGAATTGATTCCTTTGAGAGGATATGAAAATGCCAGCACATATGGAGGTGAAGACACAGATATTACTCAAAAAGGAGGAGGAACAATCTACAACAGATTTACCTTAGAACTTAGATATCCAATTTCGATGAACCAGACAGCCAAAATTTATGCATTAACTTTTGCTGAAGGAGGTAACGTTTGGAATTCTTGGGGAAATTATAACCCATTCCAGTTAAAGAGATCAGTCGGAATCGGAGTTAGAGTTTATATGGGAGCATTTGGATTGATTGGATTTGACTTTGCATACGGATTTGATAAAACACTCGGAGGAAATCCATCCGGATGGAGAAACCACTTCTTGATGAACCAATCACTATAA
- a CDS encoding formimidoylglutamase has protein sequence MDFEDFIISPRNFKTESWQIGSRITKDIKEDSIVLLFISDYRGAGGEAEVQDFTAVRKEFYKLSQLDFEIPIVDLGDLVSGKSVQDTHYILQEVLSACHYKRALPVIIGGSNDFAFSLFSTLNFHQKNINYTQISNIISLKQGEEINEHTFLSKMFGAKNFSIKNYHHLGYQKHLNEMDSIRLIKEVEFDIIRLAEMMNSTEKTEPFFRKADLVTVNCDAIESFSEPFSMNPQVNGLNRREICAYMKEIGLSENLKSVGIFNYNIYSENQLNHQLLAQMLWYLIEGINIQRSHPKERHYELFYVLVDDRQYAFRRDTFSNLWYFGDDENIENCIPCSRKDFDEAKKGWLNARFTKI, from the coding sequence ATGGATTTTGAAGACTTTATCATTTCACCAAGAAATTTCAAAACAGAAAGCTGGCAGATTGGAAGTCGGATCACAAAAGATATAAAAGAAGACAGCATTGTTCTGCTATTTATATCAGATTACAGAGGTGCAGGCGGAGAAGCTGAAGTGCAGGATTTCACTGCTGTCAGAAAAGAATTTTACAAACTTTCACAATTGGATTTTGAAATTCCGATTGTTGATCTTGGAGATCTGGTTTCAGGGAAATCTGTGCAGGATACCCATTACATATTACAGGAAGTTTTATCGGCTTGTCACTACAAAAGAGCCCTTCCCGTTATTATCGGAGGCTCCAATGATTTTGCTTTTTCATTATTTTCTACGTTAAATTTCCACCAGAAAAATATAAACTACACACAGATCAGCAATATTATTTCCCTTAAACAAGGGGAGGAAATTAATGAGCATACGTTTCTCAGTAAAATGTTTGGTGCCAAGAATTTTTCTATTAAAAACTATCACCACCTGGGTTATCAGAAGCATTTGAACGAAATGGATTCTATCCGGCTGATTAAAGAAGTGGAATTTGATATCATCCGTCTTGCTGAAATGATGAATTCCACAGAAAAAACGGAACCGTTCTTCAGAAAAGCAGATCTTGTGACAGTAAATTGTGACGCGATAGAAAGCTTTAGTGAACCTTTCTCCATGAATCCACAGGTAAATGGCTTGAATAGAAGAGAGATTTGTGCTTACATGAAAGAAATTGGTTTGAGTGAAAATCTGAAATCCGTAGGGATTTTTAATTATAATATTTATTCGGAAAATCAACTGAACCATCAGCTTTTAGCACAAATGCTCTGGTATCTGATCGAAGGAATCAACATCCAACGTTCACATCCGAAGGAAAGGCATTATGAATTGTTTTATGTTCTGGTTGATGACAGGCAATATGCATTCAGGCGTGATACTTTCAGCAATTTGTGGTATTTTGGTGATGATGAAAATATAGAAAACTGTATTCCATGCTCAAGGAAAGACTTTGATGAAGCTAAGAAAGGCTGGCTGAATGCACGATTTACGAAAATTTAA
- a CDS encoding polysaccharide biosynthesis/export family protein yields the protein MMKNFKYLFLILPFLLTSCITTKDVRYLQPSESLVINEEGLVPYNIPVYRITKNDLLNLNIVTTPKGDAAQFYSSYNTSGGVGGSSANAAMAGGRVGSTGGASFGGNINFYFNGLKVDSNGDVNVFGIGYIKAEGRTLDDVTKEIQTKVNENFQEGKSEVRLNTDGITYYILGDVESTGLSGEKVAHKNTLTITEALAINGGLNRTIDRKDVVIHRKLPEGIKIVRIDLTREDLMNSPYYYLQNGDEIYLNTRKKSLNGFGKDPIQTLLTSVTAITTALTLYTILQRL from the coding sequence ATGATGAAGAACTTTAAGTATTTATTTTTAATATTACCTTTTTTACTTACCTCATGCATTACTACAAAGGATGTAAGATACTTACAGCCGAGTGAAAGTCTTGTCATTAACGAAGAAGGTCTTGTTCCCTACAATATTCCTGTGTACAGGATTACAAAAAACGATTTACTTAACCTTAATATTGTAACGACTCCCAAAGGAGATGCTGCACAGTTCTATTCTTCCTACAATACATCAGGAGGTGTTGGCGGATCTTCGGCAAACGCTGCAATGGCGGGAGGAAGAGTCGGGAGTACCGGTGGTGCAAGTTTCGGAGGAAACATCAACTTTTATTTTAATGGATTGAAAGTTGACAGCAATGGAGATGTTAATGTTTTCGGAATAGGCTACATAAAAGCCGAAGGAAGAACATTGGATGATGTAACAAAGGAAATCCAGACTAAGGTTAATGAAAACTTCCAGGAAGGAAAATCTGAAGTAAGATTAAACACCGACGGAATCACATACTACATCCTTGGTGACGTAGAATCTACCGGCTTATCCGGAGAAAAAGTGGCCCATAAAAATACCCTTACGATTACCGAAGCTCTGGCCATTAATGGAGGTTTGAACAGAACAATCGACAGAAAAGACGTTGTAATTCACAGAAAACTGCCGGAAGGAATCAAAATCGTCAGAATAGATCTCACCCGCGAAGATCTGATGAACTCTCCTTATTATTACTTACAAAATGGGGATGAAATCTATCTTAACACAAGAAAGAAAAGCTTGAACGGATTCGGAAAAGATCCTATTCAGACGCTACTTACCAGTGTAACGGCGATTACAACGGCATTAACATTATACACAATCCTACAAAGACTTTAA
- a CDS encoding exopolysaccharide transport family protein has protein sequence MIPGKDTQVGKSETQKEKYGAFALFDIEHFLRRILKNWYWFVFMLFIGYAISWVYSKYYAQNVYASDLSLSISNNTSSYFTPNQSINFIWGQGGNQDGVYLKKMLLSRSHNEFLVKELGLYLNYSTKGMIKSTYLDKYDSPVFVEIDKKHLQQVNYPITLLPKSNGSYEVSLPEEGQSTSLYSYESEGFQNINVYNRPPNKIIKVNEWYTTPNLRFKLVQNPGTPTIKLDNIIVNLSAVNQSVNDIVSTIGVDFDKEISTIMIISKKGYNLNSTVSFLNKSVAELQKKRLEDKNVVNRNTETYLQGNLDIIRRKLDSSAAVLNYLKTSEKLYNIKDRDEKSLDRIKELEAKKADIVSKISSLNNIKNTLQSQNFDKMIATNAAGFEDGFFSASVTELKALYTKRAEMAQIYKPNSEPIKEVNRLINEARTGSFNSLKNYYTKYYDDINKIDRQVSDANLDLSSFPEKQRKYLDAERGYNMIEATYNSLLGRQNETQLNVATNQSDITVIDPAKNLGQHPISPNIKMAKIGIISGMLLLPVLFILIGELLDNKIRNIKELLGATKIPLLGVIGNNNNENMLTVLEQPKSSVSEAFRGIRASVRFLMDNQEEKGKVILITSSIGGEGKTYISINLASVLGLSDKKTILLGMDLRKPKIFGDFKIDNKYGISNYLTGEVGIDQIINKTNIPNLDVATSGPIPPNPSELLMSQRNINFIEELKEKYDFIIIDSPPVGLVADSYELMKYSDANIYVVRHEYTEKYMLKMITEKYHNNEIEHLGLIYNDYNIKQGYGYGYGYGYGYGYGYFDEDKNYKEPLLIRIRNRVQTIFNKK, from the coding sequence ATGATTCCAGGAAAAGATACACAAGTAGGAAAAAGCGAAACCCAGAAAGAAAAGTACGGGGCATTTGCATTGTTTGATATAGAACATTTTTTAAGAAGAATACTTAAGAACTGGTATTGGTTTGTTTTTATGTTATTTATTGGTTACGCCATTTCTTGGGTGTACAGTAAATATTATGCACAAAATGTATATGCTTCAGACCTGTCTTTAAGTATATCCAATAATACTTCCAGTTACTTCACTCCTAACCAGTCTATTAACTTTATCTGGGGACAAGGAGGGAATCAGGATGGAGTATATTTAAAGAAGATGCTTCTTTCGAGATCTCATAATGAGTTCTTGGTTAAAGAACTTGGTCTTTATTTGAATTATTCTACCAAAGGAATGATCAAGTCCACTTATCTGGATAAATATGACTCTCCTGTATTTGTTGAAATTGATAAAAAACACCTTCAACAGGTTAATTATCCTATCACATTATTGCCAAAAAGTAATGGAAGTTATGAAGTGTCATTGCCGGAAGAGGGGCAATCTACTAGTTTGTATAGCTATGAATCTGAAGGTTTTCAGAACATCAATGTCTACAACAGGCCTCCAAATAAGATCATTAAGGTTAATGAGTGGTATACTACTCCTAACCTGAGGTTTAAGTTGGTTCAAAATCCGGGTACGCCTACAATAAAATTAGATAATATTATTGTCAATCTGAGTGCTGTTAATCAAAGTGTAAATGATATTGTATCAACCATAGGTGTGGATTTCGATAAAGAGATTTCTACGATTATGATTATCAGCAAAAAAGGATATAATCTTAACAGTACGGTAAGCTTTCTTAATAAATCAGTAGCAGAGCTGCAGAAAAAGAGACTTGAAGATAAGAACGTTGTCAATAGAAACACTGAAACGTATCTGCAAGGTAATCTTGATATTATACGAAGAAAGCTTGATTCCAGTGCAGCAGTACTGAACTATCTGAAGACTTCAGAAAAACTTTATAATATTAAAGACAGGGATGAGAAATCTTTAGATAGGATTAAAGAGCTTGAAGCAAAAAAAGCAGATATCGTAAGCAAAATCAGCTCACTGAATAACATCAAAAATACGCTGCAGTCTCAGAATTTTGATAAAATGATCGCTACCAATGCAGCAGGGTTCGAAGATGGTTTCTTCTCTGCTTCCGTTACAGAGCTTAAAGCATTGTATACGAAAAGAGCAGAGATGGCACAGATCTACAAACCAAATTCTGAGCCGATAAAAGAGGTGAACAGACTGATCAATGAAGCAAGAACAGGATCTTTCAACAGCTTGAAAAATTATTATACCAAGTATTATGATGATATTAACAAAATAGATCGTCAGGTATCAGATGCAAATCTTGATTTGTCTTCATTCCCTGAAAAGCAAAGGAAATATCTGGATGCTGAAAGAGGATATAATATGATAGAAGCTACTTATAACAGTCTTTTGGGAAGACAGAACGAAACCCAATTGAACGTAGCAACGAATCAGTCTGATATTACAGTCATTGACCCTGCCAAGAATTTGGGACAACATCCGATCAGTCCTAATATAAAGATGGCTAAAATAGGTATTATATCAGGAATGTTGTTGTTACCGGTCTTATTCATTTTAATCGGTGAGTTACTTGATAATAAAATCAGAAATATTAAAGAATTGCTTGGTGCTACGAAAATTCCGCTTCTCGGGGTTATCGGAAACAATAACAATGAAAATATGCTTACTGTACTTGAGCAGCCAAAATCATCTGTATCAGAAGCCTTTAGAGGAATAAGAGCCAGTGTACGGTTCCTGATGGATAACCAGGAAGAAAAAGGGAAGGTGATATTGATTACATCATCCATTGGTGGTGAAGGAAAAACGTACATTTCCATTAATTTGGCTTCCGTATTGGGATTAAGTGATAAAAAAACTATCCTGTTGGGAATGGACCTTAGAAAACCTAAGATTTTTGGAGATTTTAAAATTGATAATAAATATGGAATTTCAAATTACCTGACAGGAGAAGTTGGAATAGATCAGATTATTAACAAAACAAATATCCCTAATCTGGATGTTGCGACATCAGGTCCGATTCCTCCAAATCCTTCTGAACTTTTAATGAGCCAGAGAAATATTAATTTTATAGAAGAATTGAAAGAAAAATATGATTTTATTATCATAGATTCGCCACCTGTTGGGTTGGTAGCAGATTCTTACGAATTAATGAAGTATTCTGATGCTAATATATATGTCGTTCGTCACGAGTATACTGAAAAGTATATGCTGAAAATGATTACCGAAAAGTATCATAACAACGAAATTGAACACTTGGGTCTTATTTATAATGACTATAACATTAAACAAGGCTATGGTTACGGGTATGGATATGGGTATGGCTACGGCTATGGATATTTTGATGAAGATAAAAATTATAAAGAACCTCTGTTGATCAGAATCAGAAATAGAGTTCAGACGATATTTAATAAAAAATAG
- a CDS encoding glycosyltransferase family 4 protein, producing the protein MKNFELFLSESGISIFYVKIGFGFVFSFLITFFSIPTIVKISRRKNLMDEPGIRSSHLRKIPNLGGIAIFYSIGICASIFAYELFDLYKFLFASLIILLYVGVMDDIVVMRAYKKLVAQIIVSSLVVIGSDIRIRSLFGIFGIYELGYFVSVLFSIITFIILINAFNLIDGIDGLAGGYSIICSALFGISYYRLGEYNYPLVVLSVVIIGTVLAFLYYNLSHYRTNKIFMGDTGSMLLGFLLAFTSICFIDIFIDKKLAGVPRYHLQSAPAVAVAILILPIVDTLNVIFVRLYNKKSPFDADKNHIHHKLLKLDLTHRRSTFYIILYYLMIVGIAYYLRHMNINLLLLVIILLGFFGAYLPDFVYRLRNNKN; encoded by the coding sequence ATGAAAAATTTTGAATTGTTCTTAAGCGAATCGGGAATCTCTATTTTCTATGTGAAAATAGGGTTTGGCTTTGTATTCTCGTTTTTAATTACTTTTTTCTCTATTCCTACCATTGTAAAGATTTCACGAAGAAAAAATCTGATGGACGAGCCGGGAATAAGAAGTTCTCACCTCAGAAAAATTCCAAATCTGGGCGGTATAGCCATCTTTTATTCAATAGGAATCTGTGCTTCTATTTTTGCCTATGAGCTATTTGACCTCTATAAGTTTTTATTTGCATCATTGATTATCCTCCTGTATGTAGGAGTGATGGATGATATTGTAGTCATGAGGGCCTATAAAAAGCTCGTGGCACAGATTATCGTGTCCTCATTGGTCGTTATTGGCTCAGATATCAGGATCAGAAGCTTATTTGGGATATTCGGAATATATGAACTCGGGTATTTTGTGAGTGTTCTGTTCAGTATCATTACTTTTATTATTCTCATCAATGCATTCAATCTTATTGATGGGATAGATGGTCTTGCGGGGGGATATTCTATTATTTGCAGTGCTTTGTTTGGTATAAGCTATTACAGATTAGGTGAATATAATTATCCGTTGGTGGTTCTTTCCGTTGTCATTATCGGAACTGTGCTGGCATTTTTATACTATAATCTTTCACATTACAGAACCAATAAAATATTTATGGGGGATACAGGTTCTATGTTACTGGGCTTTTTGCTGGCATTTACCTCTATTTGTTTCATTGATATTTTTATTGATAAAAAGCTTGCCGGCGTACCAAGATATCACCTGCAGTCTGCACCTGCCGTTGCCGTTGCTATTTTGATTTTGCCTATTGTAGATACGTTGAATGTGATCTTTGTAAGGCTTTACAATAAAAAATCACCATTTGATGCCGATAAAAATCACATCCATCACAAACTTCTGAAGCTTGATCTTACACACAGAAGATCCACATTTTATATTATTCTTTATTATTTAATGATTGTGGGGATTGCTTATTATTTAAGACATATGAACATCAACCTGTTGTTATTGGTCATTATTTTATTAGGCTTTTTCGGTGCTTACCTGCCGGATTTTGTATATCGATTAAGAAATAACAAAAATTAA